From the Ruania alkalisoli genome, one window contains:
- the hisF gene encoding imidazole glycerol phosphate synthase subunit HisF, with the protein MTVAIRVVPCLDVDAGRVVKGVNFENLRDAGDPVELARRYDAETADEVTFLDVSASTDGRATTLEMVSRTAEQVFVPLTVGGGVRSTQDVDALLRAGADKVGVNTAAIARPELIAEIAARYGSQVLVLSVDARRTREGVTTPSGFEVTTHGGRRGTGLDAIEWVRRAEELGVGEVLLNSIDADGTTSGFDLEMITRVRSEVSVPLIASGGAGTVEHFVDAARAGADALLAASVFHFGALSVGQVKAALREAGFPVR; encoded by the coding sequence ATGACGGTCGCGATCCGCGTGGTGCCGTGTCTGGACGTCGACGCCGGGCGTGTGGTCAAGGGCGTCAACTTCGAGAACCTCCGCGATGCCGGCGACCCGGTTGAGCTCGCTCGCCGCTACGACGCGGAGACCGCCGACGAGGTGACCTTCCTCGACGTCAGTGCCTCCACCGACGGGCGTGCCACCACCCTGGAGATGGTCTCGCGGACGGCTGAACAGGTGTTCGTGCCGCTCACTGTCGGCGGGGGAGTGCGCAGCACCCAGGATGTCGATGCGCTGCTGCGCGCAGGCGCGGACAAGGTGGGAGTGAACACTGCGGCGATCGCCAGGCCCGAGCTCATCGCGGAGATCGCAGCCCGGTACGGCTCGCAGGTGCTTGTGCTCTCCGTGGATGCCCGGCGCACTCGCGAGGGTGTCACGACGCCCTCAGGATTCGAGGTCACCACGCACGGAGGCCGTCGCGGGACGGGGCTCGACGCGATCGAGTGGGTGCGCCGAGCCGAGGAACTCGGCGTGGGCGAGGTGCTCCTGAACTCGATCGACGCGGACGGCACCACCTCGGGATTCGACCTGGAGATGATCACCCGCGTGCGTTCGGAGGTGAGCGTCCCGCTGATCGCCAGTGGCGGCGCCGGGACCGTCGAGCATTTCGTCGACGCTGCCCGGGCAGGTGCGGACGCTCTGCTTGCGGCGAGCGTCTTCCACTTCGGTGCGCTGAGCGTCGGTCAGGTCAAGGCAGCGCTGCGCGAGGCAGGCTTCCCGGTCCGGTAG
- a CDS encoding TIGR03085 family metal-binding protein, with protein MWAQREQHALLETMRAAGPDAPTLCEGWQTRHLAAHLYLRGHRPWALLRGADAAIDELSTTLTEPHSYEDLLAEFSGSGPGMSGLVSLPLLGDRADETANHLEYLVHHEDVRRAGERPTDPRALPAEQELAIWNATVAMARLAYRSAPTGVVLVWPGGPRAQVRKDSDSVALVGEPVEQALYAFGRRDHADLTLRGAPDAVARMRDWAA; from the coding sequence ATGTGGGCACAACGTGAGCAGCACGCACTTCTCGAGACGATGCGGGCAGCAGGCCCCGACGCACCGACTCTGTGCGAAGGCTGGCAGACCCGCCACCTGGCGGCCCACCTGTACCTGCGCGGTCATCGCCCATGGGCGCTGCTGCGCGGCGCCGATGCCGCCATCGACGAGTTGTCCACCACGCTGACCGAGCCGCACTCCTACGAGGACCTGCTGGCTGAGTTCTCCGGGAGTGGACCCGGAATGTCGGGCCTCGTATCCCTGCCGCTCCTGGGCGACCGTGCCGATGAAACCGCCAACCACCTCGAATACCTCGTGCACCACGAGGACGTGCGCCGCGCCGGAGAACGACCGACCGATCCCCGCGCTCTCCCGGCGGAGCAGGAGCTGGCCATCTGGAACGCCACGGTGGCGATGGCGCGCCTGGCCTACCGCTCGGCACCGACTGGCGTGGTCCTCGTGTGGCCGGGTGGTCCGCGTGCTCAGGTCCGGAAGGACAGCGACAGCGTCGCCCTCGTAGGGGAACCGGTCGAGCAGGCGCTCTACGCCTTCGGGCGCCGTGACCACGCCGACCTCACCCTGCGTGGCGCACCGGACGCCGTCGCCAGGATGCGGGACTGGGCCGCCTGA
- a CDS encoding ABC transporter ATP-binding protein, producing MPTVPSGPDRSDPDRPHALAGSAIRRSLLLLGRGLRSQPRAFTIAIGASVGYGVALVASGWALGQVTDQIVVPALTGGVSPGTPWLAGVALLVIAVATAVGVALRRTFAGVGALGVQAGHRRAVTRQYLRLPMTWHRKHPAGQLLSNANADAETAGFVFGPLPFALGVIAMILVASGAMLAADPVLGAIGISMLPLILVANAVYRRKMAPAVTEVQHERAVVSDVAHESFEAAAVVKSLGTVDVEEERFAAAADRLRRANVRVGRIRSVFDPVIDLLPALATLVVLALGAIRVSSGHIGTGDVVTASYLLTVLAIPVRAIGFVLGDLPRSLVGHDRISRVIDARGYLPEGQRVLSGGGGMRLDAESVTLRVPDTDSPHGERTIVREVGFAVPAGHTLAIVGRTGAGKSSLVDLLARLRDPSEGVVRYDGVDVRDLCSAHRTATVALVAQQAFVFEDTVRDNVTLGDGPADRPFTDEEVWKALRIACADAFVDALPDGLDTVIGERGASLSGGQRQRLAIARALIRRPRLLLLDDATSALDPVVEQSILTGLREIAGDVTVVMVAYRNATIALADTVLHLDRGQVTGMGSHDDLLAADAGYRRLVTAYQRDRDERTEASR from the coding sequence ATGCCCACCGTGCCATCCGGCCCGGATCGTTCAGACCCTGACAGACCTCATGCCTTGGCCGGCAGCGCCATACGCCGTTCCTTGCTCCTACTGGGCCGTGGCCTGAGATCTCAGCCGCGTGCGTTCACGATCGCGATCGGTGCGAGCGTCGGCTACGGCGTGGCACTCGTGGCCTCGGGGTGGGCCCTCGGTCAGGTGACCGACCAGATTGTCGTTCCCGCGCTGACCGGCGGCGTCAGTCCGGGCACCCCATGGTTGGCCGGCGTCGCCCTGCTGGTCATCGCTGTCGCCACTGCTGTCGGAGTTGCGCTGCGGCGTACCTTCGCCGGGGTGGGTGCGCTCGGGGTCCAGGCCGGGCATCGCCGGGCTGTGACGCGTCAGTATCTGCGGTTGCCGATGACCTGGCATCGCAAGCACCCGGCCGGGCAGCTGCTCTCCAACGCGAATGCTGATGCGGAGACCGCCGGGTTCGTGTTCGGGCCGTTGCCGTTCGCTCTCGGGGTGATCGCCATGATCCTCGTGGCCAGTGGTGCGATGCTCGCCGCCGATCCTGTCCTCGGTGCCATCGGGATCAGCATGCTGCCGCTGATCTTGGTGGCGAATGCGGTGTACCGCCGGAAGATGGCACCGGCGGTCACTGAGGTGCAGCATGAACGCGCTGTTGTCTCTGATGTGGCCCACGAGAGTTTTGAGGCTGCGGCTGTCGTGAAGTCGCTGGGAACCGTTGACGTCGAGGAGGAGCGTTTCGCGGCGGCTGCGGACCGGCTGAGGCGGGCGAACGTCCGCGTGGGCCGGATCCGGTCGGTCTTTGACCCGGTCATCGATCTGCTCCCCGCGTTGGCGACCCTGGTGGTCCTGGCGCTCGGAGCCATTCGGGTCTCGTCGGGCCACATCGGGACGGGAGATGTGGTCACTGCCTCCTACCTGCTGACCGTGCTCGCGATCCCGGTACGCGCCATCGGGTTCGTCCTGGGTGACCTGCCGCGGTCGCTGGTGGGTCACGACCGGATCTCCCGGGTGATCGACGCTCGCGGGTACCTCCCGGAGGGCCAGCGTGTGCTCTCGGGTGGCGGTGGTATGCGCCTGGACGCGGAGTCGGTGACGCTGCGCGTACCCGATACCGACTCACCACACGGCGAGCGGACGATTGTGCGCGAGGTGGGATTCGCCGTGCCGGCCGGTCACACGCTCGCCATCGTCGGCCGCACCGGTGCTGGCAAGTCCTCGCTGGTCGACCTGCTTGCCAGGCTCCGTGACCCGTCCGAGGGAGTGGTGCGCTACGACGGTGTGGACGTGCGCGACCTGTGCAGCGCTCACCGCACCGCCACCGTCGCGTTGGTGGCCCAGCAAGCGTTCGTGTTCGAGGACACCGTCCGCGACAACGTCACCCTCGGCGACGGCCCTGCTGATCGCCCATTCACCGACGAGGAGGTCTGGAAGGCGCTGCGGATCGCCTGCGCGGACGCCTTCGTCGATGCACTCCCCGATGGGCTCGACACCGTGATCGGGGAGCGGGGTGCCAGTCTCTCGGGCGGACAGCGGCAGCGCTTGGCGATCGCCCGGGCACTGATCCGGCGCCCCCGCTTGCTCCTGCTCGATGACGCCACGTCGGCGCTGGACCCCGTGGTGGAGCAGTCGATCCTCACCGGGCTGCGCGAGATCGCCGGTGATGTGACGGTGGTGATGGTGGCCTACCGCAACGCCACCATCGCTCTCGCCGACACGGTGCTGCACCTGGACCGTGGGCAGGTGACGGGTATGGGTTCGCATGACGATCTGCTGGCCGCCGATGCCGGGTACCGGCGCCTCGTGACCGCCTACCAGCGGGATCGTGACGAGCGTACCGAGGCCAGTCGATGA
- a CDS encoding ABC transporter ATP-binding protein, with product MSQPSAQIEQTSSLGVLATLREGIRISPAIKDGIVVSALLAIVATAGKVIVPMAVQLTTDRGLFADGGVNVPLVLQLCAVAAVGLLLTSACTTWVNIRLFRAAEAGLAQLRVKAFRHVHDLSVLTQNTERRGALVSRVTSDVDTISMFVQWGGMMLLLSSLQIAAATVAMLVYSWQLTLVVWLAVAPMLILAPRAQRALSRAYGEVRERVGIMLGRISESVVGAQTIRAYGADERTQRRVDTAIDDHRRSAVRAQTLAAVAFSAGVLLSGLALAAVVVVGTMLGIGGEITVGGLLAFLFLVQLFVGPVQSATEVLNEMQNAVAGWRRVITVLHTPLDVTDPEHPAPAGPRGPAELRFQDVSFAYPGGERVLKDVTLTIESGARVAIVGETGSGKTTLAKLLTRMMDPAAGSVQLNGTDLRQLALSDLRDRVVMVPQEGFLFEGTIEENIAYGNKDRTRSVDVTEVLRTLGLDDWVASLPGGVGTEVGQRGEALSAGERQLVAIARAYLADADVLVLDEATSAVDPATEQRISTALARLTQGRTSVAIAHRLSTAESADMVVVVDAGRVVEVGRHDELAANDGVYARMHASWIVASA from the coding sequence ATGAGTCAGCCGAGCGCTCAGATCGAGCAGACCTCCTCCCTCGGAGTGCTGGCGACCCTCCGCGAGGGCATCCGGATCTCACCGGCGATCAAAGACGGCATCGTGGTCTCCGCATTGCTGGCCATCGTCGCCACGGCCGGCAAGGTCATCGTGCCGATGGCGGTCCAGCTCACCACCGACCGGGGCCTGTTTGCCGACGGCGGTGTGAATGTGCCGTTGGTGCTGCAGTTGTGCGCCGTGGCCGCTGTCGGTCTCCTGCTCACCTCGGCGTGCACCACTTGGGTGAACATCCGCCTCTTCCGGGCGGCGGAAGCTGGGCTGGCCCAGCTGCGAGTCAAGGCGTTCCGGCACGTGCACGACCTGTCGGTCCTGACCCAGAACACCGAACGGCGAGGAGCGCTGGTGTCGCGCGTCACCTCCGACGTCGACACGATCTCGATGTTCGTGCAGTGGGGCGGGATGATGCTGCTGCTGTCTTCCCTGCAGATCGCGGCTGCCACGGTGGCGATGCTGGTGTACTCGTGGCAGCTGACGCTCGTGGTGTGGCTCGCCGTCGCGCCGATGCTCATCCTGGCACCACGAGCGCAGCGGGCACTCAGCCGCGCCTACGGCGAGGTGCGTGAGCGGGTCGGCATCATGCTGGGCCGGATCTCGGAGTCGGTTGTCGGCGCGCAGACGATCCGCGCGTACGGAGCCGATGAACGTACACAGCGCCGGGTGGATACCGCGATCGATGATCACCGCCGTTCGGCCGTCCGGGCCCAAACCCTCGCGGCCGTCGCGTTCTCCGCCGGGGTGCTGCTGTCCGGACTGGCCTTGGCAGCGGTCGTGGTGGTGGGCACGATGCTCGGCATCGGGGGCGAGATCACGGTCGGGGGGCTGCTCGCGTTCCTGTTCCTCGTCCAGCTCTTCGTCGGGCCGGTGCAGTCTGCCACCGAGGTCCTCAACGAGATGCAGAACGCGGTGGCCGGGTGGCGCAGGGTCATCACGGTGCTGCACACGCCGTTGGACGTGACCGATCCGGAGCATCCTGCACCAGCCGGGCCACGTGGGCCGGCCGAGCTCCGCTTCCAGGACGTCTCGTTTGCGTACCCGGGCGGTGAACGTGTCTTGAAGGACGTCACTCTGACCATCGAATCCGGAGCGCGGGTGGCGATCGTCGGCGAGACCGGGTCCGGGAAGACCACACTGGCCAAGTTGCTGACCCGGATGATGGATCCGGCCGCCGGATCGGTCCAGCTGAACGGTACCGATCTGCGTCAGCTCGCCCTGTCCGATCTACGGGACCGGGTGGTGATGGTGCCGCAGGAAGGGTTCCTGTTCGAGGGCACGATCGAAGAGAACATCGCCTATGGGAACAAGGACCGGACCCGCTCGGTGGACGTCACCGAGGTGCTGCGTACGCTCGGTCTGGATGACTGGGTTGCGTCCCTTCCAGGTGGGGTGGGGACCGAAGTAGGGCAGCGCGGTGAGGCGCTCTCGGCAGGTGAGCGCCAGCTCGTGGCCATCGCACGCGCCTACCTGGCCGACGCGGACGTGCTTGTCCTGGACGAGGCGACCTCCGCCGTCGACCCGGCCACGGAGCAGCGGATCAGCACTGCACTGGCGCGTCTCACGCAGGGCCGGACCTCGGTGGCGATCGCGCACCGGCTCTCCACGGCCGAGTCCGCCGACATGGTCGTGGTGGTGGATGCCGGCCGGGTGGTCGAGGTAGGTCGCCATGACGAGCTCGCGGCCAATGACGGTGTCTACGCGCGGATGCACGCTTCGTGGATCGTGGCCAGCGCGTGA
- the hisI gene encoding phosphoribosyl-AMP cyclohydrolase yields the protein MSLTLDPEVAGRLSRNDQGLVCVVVQDDDSGEVLMVAWMNDEALRRTLTEGRVTYWSRSRQEYWRKGDTSGHVQYVRSVAIDCDGDALLLRVEQIGPACHTGTRSCFQAGGLLPLSREA from the coding sequence GTGAGCCTCACCCTGGATCCGGAAGTCGCCGGGCGACTCTCCCGCAATGATCAGGGCCTCGTGTGCGTCGTCGTGCAGGACGACGACTCCGGCGAGGTGCTGATGGTGGCGTGGATGAACGACGAAGCGCTGCGGCGCACCCTCACCGAGGGCCGGGTGACGTACTGGTCCCGGTCCCGGCAGGAGTACTGGCGCAAGGGCGACACCTCCGGCCACGTCCAGTACGTCCGGTCGGTGGCGATCGACTGCGATGGTGATGCCCTGCTGCTGCGCGTGGAGCAGATAGGCCCCGCCTGCCACACGGGGACGCGCAGCTGCTTCCAGGCCGGTGGCCTGCTGCCGTTGAGCCGGGAGGCATGA
- a CDS encoding anthranilate synthase component I — MTESTESTAPADPATDSPAGALPAPPPWGATWPTLPEFREMATHRRVIPVVRRLLADDVTPVGLYRQLSSGRPGTFVLESASDGAWSRWSFIGVTARAILTERDGQAHWTGDVPVSVPTEGNVLSVLRGALAALHTPSLPHLPPLTGGLVGSLGWDVVHHWEPTLPAVPPDELDVPDVALCLVGDMAAIDHHTGDVWLIANAINTDDSDARVDEAHADAVARLDSMQEQLVAPTRSHALRATDVEQPELQFRTAREDYAAGVQAAKQAIRDGEVFQVVLSQRLDLDCPADPLDVYRVLRTINPSPYMYFLHLADADGGEFHVVGSSPETLVKVTGREAQSFPIAGSRPRGRNPGEDRRHAEELLADPKERAEHLMLVDLARNDLGRVCEAGSVAVVEFMEIKRFSHIMHMSSTVVGTVREDASAVDVLTATFPAGTLSGAPKPRAIALIDELEPARRGIYGGTVGYFDLAGDLDMAIAIRTALICGGRASVQAGGGLVADSDPEDEYWETRNKAAAAVRAVQIASAVAEVE, encoded by the coding sequence ATGACTGAGTCCACGGAATCAACCGCACCGGCTGATCCCGCAACCGACTCTCCCGCTGGCGCATTGCCCGCTCCTCCGCCCTGGGGGGCGACCTGGCCCACCCTCCCGGAGTTCCGTGAGATGGCCACCCATCGCCGCGTGATCCCGGTGGTACGTCGCCTGCTCGCCGACGACGTCACGCCTGTCGGGTTGTACCGTCAGCTCTCCTCGGGGCGTCCGGGCACGTTCGTGCTCGAGTCCGCCTCCGACGGCGCGTGGTCGCGGTGGTCCTTCATCGGTGTGACGGCCCGGGCGATCCTCACCGAACGGGACGGGCAGGCGCACTGGACCGGTGATGTGCCGGTGTCGGTTCCCACCGAGGGGAACGTGCTCAGTGTTCTGCGCGGGGCGCTGGCGGCGCTACACACCCCGAGCCTGCCGCACCTGCCACCGTTGACCGGTGGATTGGTCGGTTCACTCGGTTGGGACGTGGTGCACCACTGGGAGCCGACGTTGCCGGCGGTTCCACCCGACGAGCTCGACGTCCCGGACGTCGCGCTGTGCCTGGTGGGCGACATGGCCGCGATCGACCACCACACCGGTGACGTGTGGTTGATCGCCAATGCGATCAATACCGACGACTCCGATGCACGCGTCGACGAGGCGCACGCCGACGCTGTCGCCCGCCTGGACTCGATGCAGGAGCAGCTGGTGGCGCCGACTCGATCCCACGCACTGCGCGCGACCGATGTTGAGCAGCCCGAACTGCAGTTCCGGACCGCTCGGGAGGACTACGCCGCCGGCGTCCAGGCAGCGAAGCAGGCGATTCGCGACGGCGAGGTGTTCCAGGTGGTGCTGTCCCAGCGCCTCGACCTCGACTGCCCGGCCGACCCGCTCGATGTCTACCGCGTGCTGCGCACCATCAACCCGAGCCCGTACATGTACTTCCTGCACCTGGCCGATGCCGATGGCGGGGAGTTCCACGTGGTCGGATCCAGCCCGGAGACGCTGGTGAAGGTGACGGGCCGGGAAGCGCAGAGTTTTCCGATCGCGGGATCGCGGCCACGCGGTCGCAACCCCGGGGAGGATCGGCGGCACGCCGAAGAACTGCTGGCCGACCCGAAGGAGCGGGCTGAGCACCTGATGCTGGTGGATCTGGCCCGCAACGACCTCGGTCGCGTCTGCGAGGCGGGCTCGGTCGCCGTCGTGGAGTTCATGGAGATCAAGCGGTTCAGCCACATCATGCACATGAGCTCCACCGTGGTGGGCACCGTGCGTGAGGATGCCTCGGCCGTTGACGTGCTGACAGCGACGTTCCCGGCCGGCACCCTCTCCGGTGCACCGAAGCCACGGGCGATCGCCCTCATCGACGAGCTGGAACCTGCCCGGCGGGGTATCTACGGGGGCACCGTGGGCTACTTCGACCTCGCAGGTGACCTCGACATGGCGATTGCGATCCGGACCGCACTGATCTGCGGCGGCAGGGCCAGTGTGCAGGCCGGCGGCGGGCTGGTGGCCGACTCCGATCCTGAGGACGAGTACTGGGAGACCCGGAACAAGGCCGCCGCAGCCGTCCGAGCGGTCCAGATCGCGTCCGCAGTGGCGGAGGTGGAATAA
- a CDS encoding Trp biosynthesis-associated membrane protein: MIASRSTSEPHRRSVGRRTAVLVLLAVGALLLVLSLPTWAHAPVRTTIGAGGTASVSGADGAPLVPSLALVVIVAGLVIGLAGRVARVVAAVAAALGGLGAIVAVVAFLRDPQTPVQSVAADMTGVRELGGAVTTTVWPWLALVAGATVALVGTLLPWRMGSWRAAARRYERAPDPDEESGQLGRATRMADWDALSRGEDPSDR; the protein is encoded by the coding sequence GTGATCGCGTCCAGGAGTACCTCCGAGCCGCATCGCCGCAGTGTCGGACGCCGGACCGCGGTGCTGGTGCTGCTGGCGGTGGGAGCGCTGCTGCTCGTGCTCAGCCTGCCGACGTGGGCCCACGCCCCGGTACGCACCACGATCGGCGCCGGCGGGACGGCATCAGTGTCCGGAGCTGATGGCGCCCCGCTGGTCCCTAGCCTGGCGCTGGTGGTGATCGTGGCTGGTCTGGTGATCGGCTTGGCCGGCCGGGTCGCGCGTGTCGTGGCAGCTGTGGCCGCAGCACTCGGTGGACTCGGCGCGATCGTCGCGGTCGTGGCTTTCCTGCGGGATCCGCAGACGCCGGTACAGTCCGTGGCCGCGGACATGACCGGAGTGCGTGAGCTCGGTGGGGCCGTGACGACCACGGTCTGGCCCTGGCTGGCGCTCGTGGCCGGTGCGACCGTCGCACTCGTCGGCACGCTCCTGCCCTGGCGGATGGGCAGCTGGCGCGCAGCCGCTCGGCGCTACGAGCGCGCACCTGACCCGGATGAGGAATCCGGGCAGCTTGGGCGCGCTACCAGGATGGCGGACTGGGACGCGTTGAGCCGCGGTGAGGACCCCTCCGACCGGTAG
- a CDS encoding HGxxPAAW family protein, which translates to MTTSARSGAAQSVAVTGSAEQIRPPASPPQNHGRTVAAWVFFLAGVVATTVAGVGFVLPSMPLIAVGAGLFVLGGIVSLSLRAAGLGQVRRSRR; encoded by the coding sequence ATGACCACCTCAGCACGCTCCGGTGCGGCACAGTCCGTGGCAGTCACCGGCTCGGCCGAGCAGATCCGTCCGCCTGCATCGCCCCCGCAGAATCACGGCCGTACGGTTGCTGCCTGGGTCTTCTTCCTGGCCGGGGTCGTCGCGACCACTGTGGCCGGGGTTGGCTTCGTCCTTCCGTCGATGCCGCTGATCGCCGTCGGTGCCGGGCTGTTTGTGCTCGGCGGGATCGTCAGTCTGTCCCTGCGGGCCGCCGGACTGGGACAGGTACGCCGCTCGCGGCGATGA
- a CDS encoding DUF2752 domain-containing protein: MATGGTHAGASVGERVRRDRVAPTAIGGVLAAGTGLVVLMQPQAGGPVLCPLLALTGLYCPMCGGLRTTAALAHADVAAAWSVNPMLTVLLPLAAVAWAVWMVRSWRGQSPLRIPDAVYPALAVAVVVFGVLRNIPFLAPFLSP; the protein is encoded by the coding sequence GTGGCGACCGGCGGAACGCACGCGGGGGCATCCGTGGGCGAGCGGGTGCGTCGAGACCGCGTGGCCCCGACGGCGATCGGCGGCGTTCTCGCCGCTGGTACCGGTCTGGTTGTGCTCATGCAACCGCAGGCAGGAGGGCCGGTACTGTGCCCACTGCTCGCGCTGACGGGTCTCTACTGCCCGATGTGCGGTGGGTTGCGCACGACCGCCGCGCTGGCCCACGCCGATGTCGCGGCCGCGTGGTCGGTGAACCCGATGCTCACGGTGCTTCTCCCACTGGCCGCCGTGGCCTGGGCGGTGTGGATGGTCCGTTCCTGGCGCGGGCAGTCGCCGCTGCGGATCCCCGATGCCGTGTACCCGGCACTCGCCGTCGCTGTGGTCGTCTTCGGAGTGCTGCGCAACATTCCTTTTCTCGCCCCCTTTCTGTCACCGTAA
- the trpC gene encoding indole-3-glycerol phosphate synthase TrpC — translation MTVLEDIVAGVREDLAAREDAVPLEDVKRQAEARTSALNAVDALRREDAVTVIAEVKRSSPSKGALAEIADPAGLAADYEAGGASAISVLTERRRFGGSLEDLAGVRARVDIPVLRKDFVVAPYQVWEARAHGADMVLLIVAALEQTVLTSLVERIHSLGMTALVEAHTADEVARAADAGAEVIGVNARDLHTLEVHRGVFAELAPLVPSGVVTVAESGVRGPHDVLEYARSGADAVLVGEALVTQRDPKVAVADMVAAGAHPALRAVRSR, via the coding sequence GTGACCGTTCTGGAAGACATCGTCGCCGGCGTCCGGGAAGACCTGGCCGCGCGGGAGGACGCCGTCCCGCTCGAGGACGTCAAGCGCCAGGCGGAGGCGAGGACCTCGGCGCTGAACGCCGTCGACGCGCTGCGACGCGAGGACGCAGTGACAGTGATCGCCGAGGTCAAGCGGTCGAGCCCCTCCAAGGGTGCGCTTGCTGAGATCGCCGATCCGGCCGGTCTGGCTGCCGACTACGAGGCCGGAGGGGCGAGCGCCATCAGCGTGCTGACCGAACGACGTCGGTTCGGCGGATCGCTTGAGGATCTCGCCGGTGTGCGTGCCCGGGTCGACATCCCGGTGCTGCGCAAGGATTTCGTCGTCGCTCCGTATCAGGTGTGGGAAGCGCGGGCGCATGGTGCCGACATGGTCCTGCTGATCGTCGCCGCGCTGGAGCAGACGGTGCTCACCTCACTGGTCGAGCGGATCCACTCCCTCGGGATGACAGCCCTGGTCGAGGCACACACGGCCGACGAGGTGGCGCGGGCGGCAGATGCCGGAGCAGAGGTGATCGGGGTCAACGCCCGCGACCTCCACACACTCGAGGTGCACCGCGGGGTCTTCGCCGAGTTGGCCCCGCTGGTCCCGTCCGGTGTCGTGACCGTGGCCGAGTCGGGAGTGCGCGGACCGCACGATGTGCTGGAGTACGCCCGCTCCGGCGCCGATGCGGTGCTGGTCGGCGAGGCGTTGGTCACTCAGCGCGACCCGAAGGTCGCGGTCGCCGACATGGTGGCCGCGGGAGCTCATCCCGCTCTGCGCGCGGTGCGTTCCCGATGA
- the trpB gene encoding tryptophan synthase subunit beta, translating into MSTRSGRDDGQAGDVRDEGRRSETSVGSQTPGERSEDNRALRDALGPYFGEFGGRFVPEALIAALDDLTAAWEKARTDPEFTDKLAALHRDYTGRPSPITEVPRFAAHAGGVRVLLKREDLNHTGSHKINNVLGQALLTQLVGKRRVIAETGAGQHGVATATAAALFGLECTIYMGAEDTRRQALNVARMRLLGAEVVPVETGSRTLKDAINEAFRDWVANVETTNYVFGTVAGPHPFPTLVRDLQKIIGEEARGQVLERIGRLPDVAIACVGGGSNAMGLFHAFLDDPVRLIGCEAAGDGVETGRHAATVTAGAPGVLHGARSYLLQDADGQTIESHSISAGLDYPGVGPEHSWLSSIGRAEYRPVSDAEAMDAFRLLCRTEGIIPAIESAHALAGALRVGNEIADGAPAGTDPAETVLLVSLSGRGDKDVATAASWFDLVDENDLIEKGTS; encoded by the coding sequence ATGAGTACGAGGAGCGGTCGGGACGATGGGCAGGCAGGCGACGTGAGGGATGAGGGCCGCCGGAGCGAGACGTCGGTCGGATCCCAGACACCGGGGGAGAGGAGTGAGGACAACCGAGCGCTGCGGGATGCACTCGGCCCCTACTTCGGGGAGTTCGGTGGGAGGTTCGTGCCAGAGGCGCTGATTGCTGCGCTGGACGATCTGACGGCCGCCTGGGAGAAGGCTCGCACGGATCCGGAGTTCACCGACAAGCTGGCGGCACTCCACCGTGACTACACAGGGCGGCCGAGCCCGATCACCGAGGTACCGCGTTTCGCCGCGCACGCCGGTGGCGTGCGGGTACTGCTCAAACGCGAGGATCTCAACCACACGGGGTCTCACAAGATCAACAACGTGCTCGGGCAGGCGTTGCTGACGCAGCTCGTCGGCAAGCGCCGGGTGATCGCGGAGACGGGTGCCGGCCAGCACGGCGTCGCGACCGCCACGGCCGCTGCGCTCTTCGGGCTTGAGTGCACGATCTACATGGGCGCTGAAGACACTCGCCGCCAGGCGCTGAACGTCGCTCGCATGCGCCTCCTCGGCGCCGAGGTCGTCCCGGTGGAGACTGGTTCGCGGACTCTCAAGGACGCGATCAACGAGGCATTCCGCGATTGGGTCGCCAACGTCGAGACGACCAACTACGTGTTCGGCACGGTCGCCGGTCCCCACCCCTTCCCCACACTGGTGCGCGATCTGCAGAAGATCATCGGCGAGGAAGCGCGCGGGCAGGTGCTGGAGCGGATCGGGCGGTTGCCTGACGTCGCGATCGCCTGCGTCGGTGGCGGATCGAACGCGATGGGACTCTTCCACGCCTTCCTGGACGACCCGGTCCGGCTCATCGGATGTGAGGCCGCCGGAGACGGTGTGGAGACCGGCCGTCACGCGGCCACCGTCACGGCCGGCGCGCCTGGGGTGCTGCACGGGGCTCGTTCATACCTGCTGCAGGATGCCGACGGTCAGACGATTGAGTCCCACTCGATCTCGGCCGGCCTCGACTACCCGGGTGTCGGCCCCGAGCATTCCTGGCTGTCGAGCATCGGGCGTGCGGAGTATCGCCCCGTGAGCGATGCCGAGGCCATGGACGCCTTCCGTCTGCTCTGCCGTACCGAGGGGATCATCCCCGCGATCGAGAGCGCGCACGCGCTCGCCGGGGCGCTGCGTGTGGGCAACGAGATCGCCGATGGGGCTCCGGCGGGGACGGATCCCGCCGAGACGGTGCTGCTGGTCTCCCTCTCGGGCCGTGGCGACAAGGACGTGGCGACCGCGGCATCGTGGTTTGACCTGGTGGACGAGAACGACCTGATCGAGAAGGGCACATCATGA